The following coding sequences lie in one Arachis hypogaea cultivar Tifrunner chromosome 9, arahy.Tifrunner.gnm2.J5K5, whole genome shotgun sequence genomic window:
- the LOC112711343 gene encoding uncharacterized protein has protein sequence MYKYVDPIKSRSDFENVLKKNDGSLQKILQEFLKKSITRFTAEGIGSVCGRLSIGTAEKILESEIIDTTDTGTHLLELFYTLYIPTLIQWQCCHLLPIRAAPSSYQNPNSIPVAVKRKRSQPTRPGKKLKNT, from the exons ATGTA cAAATATGTGGATCCTATTAAATCGCGTTCTGATTTTGAAAAT GTACTCAAAAAGAACGATGGTTCTTTACAAAAGATTCTtcaggaatttttgaaaaag TCGATAACAAGATTTACTGCAGAAGGAATAGGATCCGTGTGTGGAAGGTTATCTATTGGGACTGCTGAAAAGATTCTAGAATCAGAGATTATTGATACAACTGATACTGGGACACATTTGTTGGAGCTATTTTATACG CTATATATACCAACTTTGATCCAATGGCAATGTTGCCATTTGCTTCCTATCAG AGCAGCTCCTTCCAGTTACCAAAACCCTAATTCAATTCCAGTAGCAGTGAAGAGAAAGCGAAGTCAACCAACAAGACCAGGTAAGAAATTAAAGAATACCTAG
- the LOC112711344 gene encoding asparagine synthetase [glutamine-hydrolyzing] 2 isoform X1: MCGILAVLGCVDNSQAKRARIIELSRRLKHRGPDWSGLHCHGDCYLAHQRLAIVDPTSGDQPLYNEDKTVVVTVNGEIYNHKELRQKLSSHQFRTGSDCEVIAHLYEEYGEEFIDMLDGMFSFVLLDTRDKSFIAARDAIGITPLYLGWGLDGSTWFASEMKALSDDCERFISFPPGHIYSSKQGGLRRWYNPPWFTEQIPSTPYDPQILRQAFEKAVLKRLMTDVPFGVLLSGGLDSSLVAAVTNRFVAQSAAAQQWGSQLHTFCIGLKGSPDLKFAKEVADYLGTRHHELYFTVQEGIDALEEVIYHIETYDVTTIRASTPMFLMSRKIKSMGVKMVLSGEGSDEIFGGYLYFHKAPNKEEFHEETCRKIKALHLYDCLRANKSTSAWGIEARVPFLDKEFINTAMSIDPEWKMIRPDLGRIEKWVLRNAFDDETNPYLPKHILYRQKEQFSDGVGYSWIDGLKEHANQQVTDGMLLHANYVYPENTPTTKEAYLYRTIFEKHFPKNAARSTVPGGPSVACSTAKAVEWDAEWSKNPDPSGRAALGVHAAAYEAAADAKTAEPKNGTL; encoded by the exons ATGTGTGGGATTCTTGCAGTGTTAGGTTGTGTTGACAACTCTCAGGCGAAACGTGCTCGCATCATCGAGTTATCTCGCAG ATTAAAGCATAGAGGACCTGATTGGAGTGGATTGCATTGCCATGGAGATTGTTATCTTGCTCATcaaaggcttgctattgttgaCCCCACTTCAGGGGATCAACCACTTTATAACGAGGACAAGACTGTTGTTGTCACA GTAAATGGGGAGATCTATAACCATAAGGAACTGAGACAGAAATTGAGTTCCCACCAGTTTCGAACTGGAAGCGACTGTGAAGTCATTGCTCATCTT TACGAAGAGTATGGAGAAGAATTTATTGATATGCTGGATGGGATGTTCTCCTTTGTGCTTCTTGACACAAGAGATAAAAGCTTCATTGCTGCTCGTGATGCTATAGGCATTACCCCTCTTTACTTGGGATGGGGGCTTGATG GATCGACATGGTTTGCATCTGAAATGAAAGCTTTAAGTGATGATTGTGAGAGATTCATATCTTTTCCGCCAGGGcatatatattccagcaaacaGG GAGGATTAAGAAGATGGTACAATCCACCATGGTTCACAGAGCAAATTCCATCAACACCCTATGATCCTCAGATCCTACGTCAAGCCTTTGAAAAG GCTGTGCTTAAGAGGTTGATGACTGATGTACCTTTTGGCGTTCTTTTGTCGGGAGGACTTGACTCATCGCTTGTCGCTGCTGTGACCAATCGTTTTGTGGCTCAATCTGCAGCTGCACAACAGTGGGGATCGCAGTTGCATACTTTCTGTATTGGTTTAAAg GGCTCTCCAGATTTGAAATTTGCAAAAGAGGTAGCAGATTATCTTGGTACTCGACATCATGAACTTTATTTCACAGTTCAG GAAGGTATAGATGCACTTGAAGAAGTCATTTACCACATTGAAACATATGATGTAACGACTATCAGAGCAAGTACTCCAATGTTCCTTATGTCCAGAAAAATCAAATCCATGGGAGTGAAAATGGTTCTTTCGGGAGAAGGTTCAGATGAAATATTTGGAGGTTACCTATATTTCCATAAAGCACCTAATAAGGAAGAGTTTCATGAAGAAACATGTCGAAAA ATCAAAGCTCTTCACCTTTATGACTGCCTGAGAGCAAATAAATCAACTTCAGCATGGGGTATAGAGGCACGTGTACCATTCTTGGATAAAGAATTTATCAACACAGCCATGAGTATTGATCCAGAGTGGAAAATG ATACGACCTGATCTCGGAAGGATAGAGAAGTGGGTATTGCGCAATGCATTTGATGACGAAACAAATCCATATTTACCGAAG CACATTTTGTACAGGCAGAAGGAACAGTTCAGTGATGGTGTAGGGTACAGCTGGATTGATGGCCTGAAGGAGCATGCTAACCAACAA GTCACAGATGGAATGCTGTTGCATGCTAACTATGTTTACCCTGAAAACACTCCCACAACAAAAGAAGCATACCTCTACAGGACAATTTTTGAGAAGCACTTTCCAAAG AATGCTGCAAGGTCAACCGTTCCAGGAGGTCCTAGTGTTGCGTGCAGCACGGCAAAAGCTGTGGAATGGGATGCCGAATGGTCAAAGAATCCTGACCCTTCTGGCCGTGCTGCTCTTGGTGTTCATGCAGCGGCATATGAGGCTGCAGCGGATGCAAAAACAGCCGAGCCTAAAAACGGGACCCTCTAA
- the LOC112711344 gene encoding asparagine synthetase [glutamine-hydrolyzing] 2 isoform X2, translated as MLDGMFSFVLLDTRDKSFIAARDAIGITPLYLGWGLDGSTWFASEMKALSDDCERFISFPPGHIYSSKQGGLRRWYNPPWFTEQIPSTPYDPQILRQAFEKAVLKRLMTDVPFGVLLSGGLDSSLVAAVTNRFVAQSAAAQQWGSQLHTFCIGLKGSPDLKFAKEVADYLGTRHHELYFTVQEGIDALEEVIYHIETYDVTTIRASTPMFLMSRKIKSMGVKMVLSGEGSDEIFGGYLYFHKAPNKEEFHEETCRKIKALHLYDCLRANKSTSAWGIEARVPFLDKEFINTAMSIDPEWKMIRPDLGRIEKWVLRNAFDDETNPYLPKHILYRQKEQFSDGVGYSWIDGLKEHANQQVTDGMLLHANYVYPENTPTTKEAYLYRTIFEKHFPKNAARSTVPGGPSVACSTAKAVEWDAEWSKNPDPSGRAALGVHAAAYEAAADAKTAEPKNGTL; from the exons ATGCTGGATGGGATGTTCTCCTTTGTGCTTCTTGACACAAGAGATAAAAGCTTCATTGCTGCTCGTGATGCTATAGGCATTACCCCTCTTTACTTGGGATGGGGGCTTGATG GATCGACATGGTTTGCATCTGAAATGAAAGCTTTAAGTGATGATTGTGAGAGATTCATATCTTTTCCGCCAGGGcatatatattccagcaaacaGG GAGGATTAAGAAGATGGTACAATCCACCATGGTTCACAGAGCAAATTCCATCAACACCCTATGATCCTCAGATCCTACGTCAAGCCTTTGAAAAG GCTGTGCTTAAGAGGTTGATGACTGATGTACCTTTTGGCGTTCTTTTGTCGGGAGGACTTGACTCATCGCTTGTCGCTGCTGTGACCAATCGTTTTGTGGCTCAATCTGCAGCTGCACAACAGTGGGGATCGCAGTTGCATACTTTCTGTATTGGTTTAAAg GGCTCTCCAGATTTGAAATTTGCAAAAGAGGTAGCAGATTATCTTGGTACTCGACATCATGAACTTTATTTCACAGTTCAG GAAGGTATAGATGCACTTGAAGAAGTCATTTACCACATTGAAACATATGATGTAACGACTATCAGAGCAAGTACTCCAATGTTCCTTATGTCCAGAAAAATCAAATCCATGGGAGTGAAAATGGTTCTTTCGGGAGAAGGTTCAGATGAAATATTTGGAGGTTACCTATATTTCCATAAAGCACCTAATAAGGAAGAGTTTCATGAAGAAACATGTCGAAAA ATCAAAGCTCTTCACCTTTATGACTGCCTGAGAGCAAATAAATCAACTTCAGCATGGGGTATAGAGGCACGTGTACCATTCTTGGATAAAGAATTTATCAACACAGCCATGAGTATTGATCCAGAGTGGAAAATG ATACGACCTGATCTCGGAAGGATAGAGAAGTGGGTATTGCGCAATGCATTTGATGACGAAACAAATCCATATTTACCGAAG CACATTTTGTACAGGCAGAAGGAACAGTTCAGTGATGGTGTAGGGTACAGCTGGATTGATGGCCTGAAGGAGCATGCTAACCAACAA GTCACAGATGGAATGCTGTTGCATGCTAACTATGTTTACCCTGAAAACACTCCCACAACAAAAGAAGCATACCTCTACAGGACAATTTTTGAGAAGCACTTTCCAAAG AATGCTGCAAGGTCAACCGTTCCAGGAGGTCCTAGTGTTGCGTGCAGCACGGCAAAAGCTGTGGAATGGGATGCCGAATGGTCAAAGAATCCTGACCCTTCTGGCCGTGCTGCTCTTGGTGTTCATGCAGCGGCATATGAGGCTGCAGCGGATGCAAAAACAGCCGAGCCTAAAAACGGGACCCTCTAA